A single window of Kitasatospora sp. HUAS MG31 DNA harbors:
- a CDS encoding dienelactone hydrolase family protein has protein sequence MGTTPVRRPEEPPVAQIVLFHSAYGLRPAVHAAADRLQAAGHRVHTPDLYDGRIFDTVEEGMAYRDEVTNDELLRRAVTAVAPLLAPTEDSASLVYAGLSLGGAIAQNLALADESARGLLLLHGTSDIREDATTGIPVQLHVAEPDPFEPEDWLNTWYLGMVKAGADVEVHRYRGAGHLYTDPELPDYDEEAAERTWAVALDFLAELDG, from the coding sequence ATGGGGACGACCCCCGTCCGCCGACCCGAGGAACCACCCGTGGCACAGATCGTCCTCTTCCACTCCGCCTACGGCCTGCGCCCCGCCGTGCACGCCGCCGCCGACCGGCTGCAGGCCGCCGGGCACCGGGTGCACACCCCCGACCTGTACGACGGCCGCATTTTCGACACCGTCGAGGAGGGCATGGCCTACCGCGACGAGGTCACCAACGACGAGCTGCTCCGCCGGGCCGTGACCGCCGTCGCCCCGCTGCTCGCGCCCACCGAGGACAGCGCCAGCCTGGTCTACGCGGGCCTCTCGCTCGGCGGCGCGATCGCCCAGAACCTCGCCCTGGCCGACGAGAGCGCCCGAGGTCTGCTGCTCCTGCACGGCACCTCGGACATCCGCGAGGACGCCACCACCGGTATCCCGGTCCAGCTGCACGTCGCCGAGCCCGACCCGTTCGAGCCCGAGGACTGGCTGAACACCTGGTACCTGGGCATGGTCAAGGCCGGTGCCGACGTGGAGGTCCACCGCTACCGCGGCGCCGGCCACCTCTACACCGACCCCGAGCTGCCGGACTACGACGAGGAGGCCGCCGAGCGCACCTGGGCCGTCGCCCTCGACTTCCTCGCCGAACTCGACGGCTGA